The Brassica napus cultivar Da-Ae chromosome C1, Da-Ae, whole genome shotgun sequence DNA segment aaaatattggaATATGTTGGATTATGAAtttaatataagaaaattcattttaataatttatattttacattttgtttCCCAATTcgtattttttttactaagaaAAACAAGCCAAgcccatatatatgtaaattgaaAGCCTATAAATAAAGGCCGAATAAATGTCAGCCCACTTACTGGAGAATGCAAATTCAAGTTTGTATGTTTTAAAAGGACAAATTTTCTTCTACTTGCTCCTTTTTACTAAAGGTTCTTCTATTTTACATTCTTCTATTTTACTAAAAGTTCCATGCAAATAATAAGCTTTATTTGGGCAGTCAAATTAACTttgaatctaaaataaaaacagatcCATATGATACTTACCTAGAAACTTCTTATGTGGGATGATATTCATACTCAtcttattcaaaaaaaaaaaaatttaaacattaacAGCCACTTCACATTTCTTTTGTTATTCATACTATTTTACTCAAAAACAGTTCTTCTACACTAGACCCAGTTGGAGTTGGAGACGAGGTTGCTGATACCGGTTAAAAGCCGGAAATTATAAAGACCAATACAAACTTCTCTCCTACGATTACACATGGTCTCGTTGGAACCCATGGCTCTGTTAGCAATCTCTTGATTTGTGTTTCTTTATATGATTCTTCAGTTCTTGTACTTTCTACCTTGGCCACATTCCCTAAATAAATACTGATttcttatttgatttatttagtTAAAATCCCATCAATCATCCACTAAAATCGTTCAGAATTcctaaacaaataattttaattaacacCACAACAATATTTCCTCATATCCATAAGAAGGTGTCAGGGCGGATTGTTAAGTAAAAGATCGACACACAAGTTTTGCTCCCTATAATGAGGGCATCTGAGTCACATGCTTCCACATGCCACCAAAGAGTTTGGAACTTCCTATACAACTATACATTAACAGATGTAGCATGCCGCATGCTTCGTAATTCATTAGAAAAAAACAGATGTGGCATGCCACATGCTTAATGATGAACATAATTCAGAGAATACGTGTTGCAAAGTCATTCATAAAAACACCTTAAGATGATCCACAAAAAAGGAATCTTGGTCATGTGAACTGTCCCTGGGCATTTTTATTtgacaaatattaatatttcttttacaGTATGGAGACATCAAATGAggtataataaatttataacagATAGTACGCTAGTCTTGCTGGTCTTAATTTGTTAATTGAAGGGCTTCATTCATCTAAATTTTATATCCTTAGCTAGTtgttttttacatataaataacTCCAgtctaatttgttttttttttataacccaACTCCAGTTTAATATTCACACATCCTTTTCAGGAATCAGGGTCTGTTTTTTGTTACTTTAAGTTTTAAGCATttagtgttcaaaaaaaaaagttttacgcatttttgtgaaatttaaattttttagtaGTAAGAAGTTGACACTTAATAGAACAGACGCCCAATAATAACCAGAGTTAATGTTTTGTTATTCGCGTTTCTATTTAAATTTCTGTGGTCAAATGCTatgttcatatattttaaaactacaatatatttttcagaACTAATTACAAATTGAGTAAATCGTAATGCGCTTCATCTTTATGATTAAAGCACTTCAACTTGAATACGCTTGTATTCACTTGGTGTGCCAACCAAAATTTCAAAGAAGACATGCATTATTAGTAATACGTCTTTTTGCTACTATTTTCATACTTTCACGAATTAATGAATCTCTTAAAATTGACCTATGGCCTACGAACTTGGAAACTTACTGCGAACAATAATTGGTCGAATGCTCCTATTATTGTGCTtctaagatttataaattttagtcgGCCAATAATTGGAGGatgaaatatgttttctttttatttttttatctgtaatgttaaaaaatatttctttaaacggACACAGTTGGAGAAACTAAAGTTAGAAAAGTGAAATTATAGAGAATCTCTCTCACCTTTTCTGGTGGATTCCAACTCGTCACTCGTAACTTTTTCTCTTTTCAACAATTATTGTTTAGAGTCATGcgttaatattaattatgtctTTCTCCTTAGGTGTAAACCCTAACCCAATAGGAAAAATTGTTAAGCTaataagagagagaaaaaataaaGGCATTAACTAACtgttccaaaataaaaataaaaaataaaggcATTAACTTTTATTTTGGCGGCAAATAAAGGCATTAACTAAATAGTGCTTTATTTAGTCAGTGGATCATAATAGTATGTAAGATCAACCTATCAAATATTTTCCGCTGTTGAAATAAATGATATTGTACATGTAGCATGAAAAAGTTTATAGATAGTAGAATAAACATGATTTTGGTGAGGTTTGTcaattatatatacatgcatacaCATATATATGCACATGATTATTCTTCACTGTTAAGTCTGAATTGCTTTGGTGAAATAGTTTGCATAGTCCGAATTAATTTATCGTAACTGCtcatctatttatttataaaccaTTGCCGAACGACTCAATTTCCAGACGCATTATGAGACCTAGCTACAATTCTATGAAAGATTCGGATCTAGAGCTGATTCCCTTGTTAATAGAAGCAAATTAGGGTTTGCGTAATCAACTAAATTAAATACTACGAGGTTCATTGAATAAGTTGAATGACAAGAAACCAATTGGAAGAAAATAGATTAGTTGAATCTAGTGTTTAAAACGTGTCGACTATCGGAAAATACTGGACAAGCTTCACAATTCACGGGCCAATTGGCTTAagaattttcattattttctataGTAGGGAACATCCCTAAAAACTTAGggttgttaaaaatatatacgcatttcatataaaattattattactgcAATAATAATTTTGGCGCAGTTAAACagtttaaagtttaaaattaaagataaattaaTGAGCCACCAAATCTCATAATGATCTTGTGGCATGTCGGGGGATACGGATGAAGTATGGTTTGTTCAAAGTAGACAGCCAATAATGTGAGACCAAAACCCTAATGAAAGCCTAGTTAACGATAATGATTTATCTAGTTACCATATTATAATCATTAGCAAAAGATTTTCTTCTTGTCTCCCATGGCTACATACACACTTATAATTAGGTCCATGTATAGGATATAAGAAGTCAATCAAGTTGGTCCTTCGaacatattatttaattaggtagttgttttttgtttacattaataTGAGGAAAGGATTGAAAAGTCTTAGTTTTCATCTTCTCTATGAGTCAAAGTATTGAATTGACCACATTGGATATGTGACCCTGACAATTCAAATATTCAGGAATATTAAAAGCttactaacaataaattcaggaattaaataaatataaatttgttttgtaaatgtATCTTGTAAATATTCAGGAGTGagtttaaaaatctaaattatctTGATTAGACTACCTAGATAATCTACAAAAGCTAATCTTCGTGAAAACAATGGAAAATCAAATTCGATCAAGTTACTAAGTCATTGCCTATAATGCAAATGAAATGACAGCATACACATTGTGGATATGCTACATCGGTATGCTTttcagtaacaaaaaaaaaaacatgtagtGACCAGAAAAGAAAATGAACGAGGTCTCACACAAATTGTTGATATTGACTTTAAAGCATATTTAGCTGTGCTGTCAGAGAGATTCTCTTATTGGTGAAGTTTTATTGGGATCCGTAAAGTTAGACaagttataatatataagattccATCCAAAATATGTAATTGGTTACGTATATAGTTAGGAATTATTTACTCTACTTAAAACAATTAACTATATAAGTAAGTCTTAGTTAATTAAGCTTAGCAGTAAAGATCCGATCATAGGTCGAGTCTCTTTGACGCTATCTTCCCACCCAAGTTTTGCCTAATAGAATATTCCATTAATTCTTATGGTTTAGTAATCAAATAAAAAGGAttccttctttttatttttgtaaatgaaaggattctttcttctttgcaaatAGATTCCATGCAAATATGCAATGAGCTTAGCTTATCTAAAGATTCTATAATCTGAGAAAACCTGTGGCtttaatcaataatataaaCAAAGACTGCCCAAAAAAACCTTAACTAGAGATGTTCACtccataaaaactaaaattactaTTTGAACTGCACAGACGAAAAATATATAACCCAGTTTTATTTAGTTAATTGTATGTAGTTATATCTGACTATCAGAACAAACTAAACTATAAAACACACAactcaacatttttttttgtaaactggcTTTTCACACAACTCAAcaattcattttaaatatatatttaactgtTTATTAACAATTTACACTCaactcaaaaataattgtacCAGATGCATCAATATCTCCTAGATTTGTTTTCACTTTGATTACTTCTATTTTaaattgggggggggggggggggggatcattagaaaatattgaaatgcggacttatcttttaaaattttaactgaaGTGAAAATAATACTTATACTAGCTTCATTTTATTTTGAGAATCATGATGACATCTAGATATAAGTCAAGTATATATATTCACGCGCAGAGATAAATTGTATATAATTCCATATATGATcgattattatataaaatgttttctttGAGAATGGATctacatttttaaaagaaattttacaTTTGCATTCAGTACAAATTTGTTTGTGAAAGATACATTGAGTACACCACGAGCAGGAAAAAAACTGGATTAACGAGTTATTAAAAAgatatctctctttttttatagCTCTAATCATGCTCCAGATCTCAGTTGTTTCCATTTCACTAACCGTTGCAGGAAATCCATAACctgttagaaagaaaaaaatgtagtCAGCTATGTGCACAATATACATAAATTGTTTAAGGACTTGTAAAACACTTAATATGAacttaatatttatatcgaattatatatatcaatttaccTCATCAGGCTCTTGCAAAGAGTAAGACGCGTTAGTCTCCTTTGGAGATTTGGAAACAAGAATGCCAAGACCCTGTCTTCTTTCTCTCAGTATCTATAACATCAAATTTATTTCGATCatcgaaaaatatttttaaaatatgaatctTCCTGTCATTACGaggttctatatatatatatataccttaaaTGCATCTTCGTCTGTGCGATCATCGCCGATGTAAAGGGGAAAAACGTTGGTACAATTAGCGTACCCTACACAAGCCAATACTAATTTAATTAACAACCATTGATCTCAATACTAATCATATTACTCATAATTAATTATTCGATGAAGATTTTACCAAGTGACTCTAATAAAAATTCGAGGGCATTGCCTTTATCCCATTTAATGATAGGTCGAATTTCCAAAACCTGAACGATTATACCAAAACATAAACCcgttaattaagaaaataaactcTGGTCACGTTAAAAAGTAGGAACTAATTAATTGTTAGTATCTTACTTTTCTTCCTTGGGTAAGACGGAGCTTGGGGTAGTCCTTCATTACTGATCGAACTTGGTTAGCCAAATCACTCCAGTTCTGTCAGTATATAAACAAATTTACTGATgggttaatattattttttattgcataaaatggaatattaaaaaagaatattatcGTACTTTCTCATCGACGCGTCGGAAGTGGACAGAGACACAAAACTTGTTGTTCTCTACGTTGCCTCCGGgagttgattttgttttctccATTAATCTTTGATACACCTGAaccaaaacatataaaatactgTTAGTAACAATAAATTCGTTTCTTCCTATTATTCAAATAAAGTAGACTGAAGAATGAAGGAGAATGTGACCTCGTCGATCATGGGGAGGAACTCTGTAGCTGGTTGGCAAAGAAGAGATTTATCCTGTAATTATACAATAACAATTAAAattgagaaaaatatataatgaattatttatgttaaaagtatagagaaaaaaaaacttactgcCTCATACTTGGAGCCTTGCTCTGGCCCTTTGATGTCCATTCCATGACTTCCAGCATAATACAACTCGGTCAATTTCACGAAATTATAAACCTGACAAGTAtcatcattattttatttagcttcaatatatatataatcattacTAATAAGATCGTGTTATTTGAAAACTTATATACCTTTTCTCTGCATCTCCCACTAACTATGGCAGTCGGAAAACAATTTGCTAGGTTCCTCACTGTTCTTCTCATCTAAAAATCAAACCCAAAAAAGAATAAGCCAAAACACTTTCAATAAGTACATTTTTTGTTAGGTTTTAGAAATGAACCTGCTTAGACATGAAAGCTTGATCTGGATCATCAACAATGGGAGATAAAGTGCCATCATAATCCAAAAACATAACGATTTGTTTTCCTTCCGAAGCATGAAGAATCTCTTCGAACATTTCTAAAGCAGATGGATGTTCTTTCTGCAAAATTATACAGTTTCatttattataagaaaaaaaaacaacataaattAGAGCTTGATAATCATTGACTAATATACGTACGAGCCAAGAGCTTTGTTTCATCAAAGATTTGAGATGAGTAGGAGAACAAGCTCTCATGGAATCAACCCATGAATTGATTAGTCCTCCTCCATTGTTGATGATAAGATCTTGAAGAACTTTCTTCTTTGCCGTCGTTACATCCGTATTTGATTTATTTCCTGTTTCTTTGTCCACATGTTTTGTGCTTTCTTCAATGAATCTTACTGAAAACAACAAAAGGAACAGAAAAAGATAAGGATATGTGAAACATATAAGTGTGTTTATGCACTAATTCTAACTAACTAAACAATTTACCCATTGTTTGCGAATGAGAAAGAAAATGAGATTTGAGTTGTGAAAACAGAGTGAGAATGTATGTGTGTGGGCTTGAGAGAGACAGAGGCTGAAGTGTGGTATGGTCTGTATTTATAGTTACAAATTAttgtaggaaaaaaaaaacaacaactttaattttttgaacAACATTTGAACTTagctaaaaagtaaaaagaaaattcagATATTGTGGTGTGTGTGAACGCTGGAACCCATTTGAGTGTGGGTCTGATTACTACTCCTATATGGTTAGTGGGCCCCACAAATCGGCTTTTCCGTTCTCACCGATCGTTAAGTTCAATTTAACGTTGCAGCGTTCCCCGCAACCGCCATCGTGGTCCCCTCCCATTAACACTATATGccttttctaatttttattcttattttgtCGCTGGtcctaatttgtttttattagtaATCTTCCTGTACTCGagataaatataataacaaatttCTATCAATGAAATGAACGATTATTTCTTTTTCAGCATATAAATTTTCTTGTTCTGTTTCAAATTTCTTATTATCTTGATGTTAGAAGAAAACTAGACAAACTGGTAGTTAGATATCatgtattaaattataaagTTGAGATATGATTTTATGGtttatgaaattaataaaaacactttcttcaTATGCTAGTctatttgttaattattttcttagtttaCTTGTGTTTGAAATCATGAGTTATCAGGTTTATTATTTAGCAAAgatatttgttataaattattaagttaGAAATGTTATATACTTTGTTACTTCGTCTAGTTGTTATGTATCatgaatttcaaaaagttacACTGTTTAGTTCCAAAAAATAATGTATCCGTATAATAGAAAACCTAATTAATCCAAATCTAGTAACGGAAATATAGTCCCTCCTAAATTGTTTAGATATGTCAACTGTCAAGTACATATATACACACATCTCAATTTCCCTTGAATATAATTTTCTTCGTGAGGCCTATCCAAAAAGAGTTACCTCTCTCTTGTATGAAGACATCGGCCGTTCTATATTTTGATCTtcagttcttttttttccataaatacGTTGTCtccactgttttttttttttggtaaaatttgtCTCCATTGTTTCGTAATCACTAAAACGAAGTACGATATACAGTCGAAAACCCATATTCTTTAACATAGTACAATTGTGATTTCataatgtgttttaaaaaaaaagaatatcgaACAAAAAATTATCACGCTAGCTCGAATTAAGACTTTAATATTGCATCAGCCAATTATAACCCCTAAcatgtaattttattaatacgaCAAAAAGTTTCTTTTAACTGCATCAAGCATTTTCATTAGTTAGTTTCTTTAAGCTACAGTCTATACACTATATATAGCTGTTGAAATTTACTGAATGCCACGTgggttagagcatgattattggggcgttcttagcagaatataagaacatgtctcttaatttttaaataaaaaaattaagaatcggctcttaaatatcttatttaagaaccggttcttagctttttttttttagttaaaagttaagagaaaaACCTAACCCTAAGAACCTCTAGTAATCACGCTCTTAGTAGTTCATCACTAATAGATATTCCTCAGACTCATTGTTGTGTGCAAAGTATTCATACGGCTTGATTCCGTCATAAGTTTCCATCCAATAATGATTTACAGAAAACCTTTTTGCGAGAAACATATTCATCCATAATCTATTAACCATCCAAGTTAATCGAATACCATATATGATATTTCATTGGTATGAAATATTTAATTGTGTCCACTCCTGAGTCCTGATTATGTCCCCCGCGCATGCATGCATCAGGATTTAGTTATGaagttatatataaagaatCTGAATAGGGTTCTTAGTAACTTCTACAAGAAGGAAACCTCATAAAAACGTGATGTTAGGACTAaactattcaaaaaatattctcATGACCACTATTTTTAAACTGTTCGATTCACAATTGATAGGAActtttaattatcatttttcagATCCTGATTTGAATCTGATGCACTAAAACAGCATtccgatgttttttttttgctaagaaaaaaagtgttttcacCTCTTTGCCGGGAACCCAAGCAATGTAAATAGTCCCTCCCAGCGcgaatcgaacccgggtggcGGAAGTTACAGCCGCAACTCGTTTACCACCATGACTCGTTCtggtaaaacaatatttttcgtCAGAATACGTATTTAGAGTAACTTGAACAAACGTAATCATAATGTATCAGTTCGATAGCGAAGGAGCAGGTATGTATATATACGTAACACCCGCATATGTATATATGTGATTCTGCAAGAAGGTAATAACATATGCGTCAAGTTGCATGGCATTTatgcatgatttttttttaaagggcaTTTATGCATGGTTCAAAGCAAACTTCTGAACCGACACCTCACGTGTAACGAATCGAGAGTGTCTCTACCTAACATGTGGATCCCTACGAGGCATAATAGTATCATATGCAAATAATTGTCCCAGTTACATTAACCCACTCTTCTCGGATCATTAATATTAGCGATCTGTCATCTGTTGGGCTAATTACGCTTGACCAAAGTCTgaaacaatttttcttttttgagaaaaGTCTGAAACAATTTTTGTCAAGATTATAAATTCATGTATGAGTTGAGTGATTattagaaacattctaataaaaattaattattgatATGTTAGACATAAGTTCATGTTAGACTTGCATCAATCTCAATTATATCGATCATTTTTCAGTAAGTTAGCACTTTATGAAAACCAAGCATAATGTCGGTCGCATGAGGtactttttacatttttgacaatttttatCACATGGCATTTTTGGATGCCAGAAACTCTTAGTGCAAACCACCAAACGAGAAATTCCAGGACTGTGTACTTTATGGAAAGAAAAGCATAGTATAAATAAAACCCTGTCAAAGAAAAATCTTACCTTTTTTTCTTGGAAAATTTGAATCAATAaccacaaaatatattatatttcactAGCTAAACATtttcctttctttcttcttttttcttcctatctctctctttattttctTACTACAAAACTAATACTTCCTCAAATATCGGCATTCAGCAAattaaccttttttttcttttcggccaattttttttttaaaagagaagaaaaaaacaaatatattgaaaaaacaaatatatttttgtccATTGAGTCGATGGCTTTGACTAAACTGCTAACAGCAACGGCTTCTCCAAACTTTTCGGCACAACTCGTGATTGGTGGGTCCTAAGCATGCAACAGAGACTTAATCTTGCCACGTGGAGTAGTCCATGGTGTCCACAGGTCCTGCCATGTCATCATTTACCTGTTTTCCGTTCACAAACAGTAATTTTTTGTATGATAGATAGTtttgatataataaaaattaagacatgctaatttttttataaaagcaaatatatatatatatgtatatatatgtgtgatgaattttataattatttagagaCGATCATTTGTAAAATAGATTCTATGCAAATTCATATGAAAAGAAGAAAGTTGATAGCCTTTAATATGAGAATATTAATAGATCAATTATATGGACGTCGTATATCAAACGAGAAAAGTTAACGattctttttctcaaaatatatcaCTATTCCATCAAGTTGCTCTCAtttcttaataataaaataacctTGTAGGTCCTATATTTTCATTCtctaccaatttttttttttttttttttgaaaaaattctaTACCAAATTTAATTAAGTTTATCTGGCATCCCAACCAACCACTAACCTTTCAAATCGTATTCTCTTTGTAGAGTTGATCCACGCCAAATTAATGATTCTACAATAAACTAGCTAGTCTGTGGTATGATTATATGAAGAACATTACAGGGGATTTACCGAATATGattcaaaacttaattttgattgtaaaaatatacccaaacttgaatcgaaatgcaaaagtaatccaaaagccttgtgaaattacagtcagctccttgtgaccaaacaaaaaaacataactcaTTTTTACGAACATAGCCCTGCTAAGTCTTCTGAGTCTTTTGAGATTCTGTTAAGTTTTCTGGACGACGTCCACGGAAGTTacagttgatcttaaaaataatttataaattttgtaaaaaatattttgataagcgaaaaatcaaaatcatgtaattataaacagttttaagtgatataaattaagatataataaaattgaattgttttcaacatagttgagtgaaagtagtgaatcatgatattctttggtcggcggtttggcaacatatgttgGAGTGTTGTATGTaatcttagggttagattttggaaagtttaaatgttttttttgaaaaattaaatttttacctacatgtgattatttctgtgtatagtaaacaatttttaagtttaatttgattttatgaagtttttagttagttaatttagtttaggggttatgtttaaggtctagacgactaacatgtaagtcgtctggcgattagaagacttctctgaaagtcttctaactcccactaaaaatattttagtttcccgctaaaaatattttagtttcccgctaaaaatattgaaatcttTTGGGCGACTTATAAGTAAATTGTCTAGTAAGTCTTctgatcgaaaatatttaaccttattggaatttttgtctccatatacaaagaaaaatttacacattctctctcctcctct contains these protein-coding regions:
- the LOC106439198 gene encoding probable trehalose-phosphate phosphatase H, whose translation is MVRFIEESTKHVDKETGNKSNTDVTTAKKKVLQDLIINNGGGLINSWVDSMRACSPTHLKSLMKQSSWLKEHPSALEMFEEILHASEGKQIVMFLDYDGTLSPIVDDPDQAFMSKQMRRTVRNLANCFPTAIVSGRCREKVYNFVKLTELYYAGSHGMDIKGPEQGSKYEADKSLLCQPATEFLPMIDEVYQRLMEKTKSTPGGNVENNKFCVSVHFRRVDEKNWSDLANQVRSVMKDYPKLRLTQGRKVLEIRPIIKWDKGNALEFLLESLGYANCTNVFPLYIGDDRTDEDAFKILRERRQGLGILVSKSPKETNASYSLQEPDEVMDFLQRLVKWKQLRSGA